GAGTCATAATTCTTTTTTTAGCCTCTTAATCCTCTATATGCACCTGACCAAAAAAATAATCCTCGCCTGCTCCATTGGCTTCATGAGCACCTCTGTAATGGCTCAAAATGCAGCAATTGTGAACGGCAAGCCCATCCCCAAAGCACAGCTTGATCGCCTCATTAAAAATTCCGGCCAGTCCGCAACCGATCCAAAGATTCGTGAGCAAGGCCGTGAACTCCTCATTACCCGTGAACTGATTATTCAGGAATCGGATAAGCGTGGTGTTAGTCAAAAAGATGATGTGAAGGATCAAATCGAGCAAGCACGCTTGGGTGTATTGGTGGCAGCCCTATTTGATGATTACATTGATAAAGGTGGCATTACCGAAGAAGATTACAAAACGGCATACGACTCGATTAAGGGTCAATTTGGTGGTAAAGAATATAAAGTGCGTCACATCTTGGTAGAAAAAGAAGCGGATGCCAAAGCTCTCATTGCCAAGATTAAAGCCGGTGCAAAGTTTGGGGATCTGGCGAAGGCCAACTCTAAAGATCCGGGCTCTGCTCCTGAAGGTGGAGAGCTTGGTTGGGTGAGTGATAAGGCCTTAGTTCCTGAGTTTTCTAAGGTAATGACCTCTTTGCAAAAAGGTCAGATGACCGATAAGCCAGTGAAGACTCAATTTGGCTGGCATATTATTCAGCTCGAAGATGTGCGCGATGTGAAGATACCTCCGATGGCTGAAATCAAAGAACAATTGAAATCCATGTTGATGCAAGATCAGGCTTGGCAAAAGGCTAAGTTCTCTGAAATGATGAAAAAGATTCGCGAAAAAGCTCGGATTGAGTAAGATGATCTTACACACCATGCTGCGAGTGGGCGACATTGCCCGCTCGGTTGATTTCTATACCCACGTATTGGGCATGAACCTATTGCGCACAACCAATCGCGAGGAGCAAAAGTACTCCCTCGCCTTTGTGGGTTTTGGACGCGGCAATGAGGATGGGCAGGCAGAAATTGAGCTCACCTACAACTATGGGGTAGCGACCTATGACCATGGCACTGCCTATGGTCATATCGCCATTGCGGTCCCCGATGTTTACAAGGCATGCGAGGACATTGCTGCTGCTGGAGGAACGATTACTCGTCCTGCTGGCCCAGTTCAGGGTGGCAAAACATTAATTGCCTTCATCACCGACCCCGATGGATACAAGATCGAGCTGATTCAGCGTTGATTTGAAAGACTTGGCTGATTTATATGCAAGCTAAGTATGAGGTTCGGGTTCTAAATCAAACTTTGGATGTCCCTCGGCAGGCATGGGACTCAATCCTGCCGCCCTCGGCCGGCCCCTTCATGCGGCACTCATTTCTGAGTCTTTTAGAGAAATCCAGCTGCGTGAGTGCAGAAACGGGATGGAAGCCATCGCATCTGGCGCTTTATGAAGCTGGTGGAGAATCGCTTCTTGGCGCATTACCTCTTTACCTTAAAACCCACTCCTATGGAGAATATGTCTTTGATTGGTCCTGGGCCGAGGCCTATACCCAAGCAGGGCTGCCCTACTTTCCCAAAGCACTGAGCGCCATCCCCTTTACTCCGGTTACCTCTTCGCGCTTGTTGGCCAGATCACCCGAGCATCAAGAAGCCCTAATCACTGGTTTAAAACAATTGGTTGGCGAGCTAAGCTTATCGTCCGCTCATATTCTTTTTCCCGTTGAGGAGGAGGCAAAGCTTCTTCGGGAAGCGGGATTCTTAAAGCGCGAGTCGGTTCAGTTTCATTGGCATAACCAGGGCTATCGTGATTTCGAGGGCTTTTTATCCACCCTCACCATGAAACGCCGCAAGAACATTAAGCGTGAACGCAAGCAGGTTCAAAGTGCGGGCATTACCTTTGAACACCTTCCTGGAGAATCGATGACCGAGGAAGATGTTCTGTTCTTCTACCGGTGCTATCGCAATACCTATCAGAACCACTACTCTACTCCTTACCTGAATCAACTCTTTTTTCAGGAGTGGGTCCAGCAGATGCCCCGCAATCTTCATCTGATTGTGGCCAAGCATGAAGGCCGTGCAATTGCCAGCGCTCTATTGGTCGTTGATCGTGAACAAAGTAAAGCCTATGGCCGGTATTGGGGGTGCGTGGAGCAACATCCCTGTCTTCATTTTGAGACCGCCTTCTATCAAGCAATTGACTATTGCATCCGCGAAGGAATCCAAACTCTGGAAGGGGGTGCACAAGGTGAACATAAGATGGCACGGGGGTTTATGCCAACAACCGTCTCGTCATACCACCATCTGGGTGATCCACGATTTGCTGCTGCAGTGGCACGATTTCTGGAACGTGAGTGTCAAGGGATTGGTCAATACCTGGATGAGCTGGCTGAACATAGCCCCTTGCGCCATGACCCTAATTCAAGCAGCCTCGGCAGAATTGAACTTGATGCATTAAAGTAAGGCATGAGCTCAATCAATAGTGGTGCTAATTCTTTAGGAATCGGAGATAGCGATTCTGACTCCCCGTGCATTGGGATCTGCTCAACCCTCTTTGATGAAATCTGCAAAGGCTGTGGCCGCACCGCCTTAGAAGTCAGTAACTGGGTCTTTATGAGCCCGGAGGAGAAACAATCTGTCTGGACTCGCATTCAGGCAGAAGGTACTGCCATGCGCTTTACCCGCGAGCAAAAATCTTAACCCGCCAACTCCTGGCTGCGCAAATACTCCTCATACGTTCCTGAATAATCATTGATCGTGCCGTCCGGCTTGATCTCCAGAATTCGGTTCGCTAGCGCCGAGACAAACTCGCGGTCATGGGAGACAAAAATCAGAGTGCCATCAAATTTCTCGAGAGCGATTTGTAAACTCTCAATCGATTCCATATCCATATGATTGGTCGGCTCATCCATTGCAAGCACGTTATGCTTTTGAAGCATCAACTTACCCCAAATCATGCGTCCCTTCTCGCCACCCGAAACCACCTTCACCGATTTACCAATCTCATCCCCTGAGAACAAGAGACGCCCTAGAATGCCACGTACAACCTGATCGTCATCGCCTGGTTTGCGCCATTGAGTCATCCACTCAATCAGGTTCTCATCCTTAGGAAAGTATTCACTGGTATCTTGCGGCATCACACCTACATTGGCATTCTCAGCCCACTTCACATCCCCAGTATCTGCAGCAATGCCATCGAAGCGTTTACTCAACATGGTTTTGAGTAAGGTGGTCTTGCCGGCTCCATTCTGACCAATAATGGCAATCTTCTCGCCGGGACGAATCGCAATCTTGAAATTCTTGAAAATTACCCGATCAAATTTTTTAGTGAGGGCATTGCACTCTACTGCCATATTGTGTAACTTCTTCTCGGTCTCAAACCGAATAAACGGGTTTTGGCGCGATGACGGCTTAATATCAATCAGCTCAATCTTCTCGAGTTGGCGCTGGCGTGAGGTCGCCTGTCTAGCCTTTGAGGCATTGGCCGAGAAGCGACTCACGAATGCCTGAAGTTCAGCCATCTTCTCTTTGGCCTTGGCATTAGCCGCCATTTGCTGAGCCCGTGCCTGGGTGGATGCCAACATATAGGAATCGTAGTTCCCGGGATAGACCTTCAGCGTACCGTAGTCCATATCGGCCATATGCGTGCACACTTCATTTAAGAAATGACGATCATGCGAAATGATAATCATGGTGCTATTGCGTTGATTCAGGATTTCTTCGAGCCAATGAATCGAATGAATATCCAAGTTATTGGTTGGCTCATCAAGCAGTAAGACATCTGGGTCTGAGAATAAAGCCTGAGCAAGCAAGACGCGCAATTTCCAGCCCGGCGCAATATTACTCATGGGGCCATTGTGTTGTTCGAGTGGAATACCAATGCCAAGTAGCAACTCGCCAGCGCGTGCTTCAGCGGTGTAGCCACCAAACTCGGCATACTTGGCTTCGAGCTCGGCTGCGCGCATATAGTCTTCATCGGTCGCATCGGGATTGGCATAAATGGCATCGCGCTCTGCCGCGGCCTGCCACATTTCAGCATGACCCATCATCACCACATCGAGCACACGAATATCTTCATAGGCAAATTGATCTTGGCGTAACTTACCAAGACGAATATTGGGTTCAAGACTGACATTGCCAGCCGATGGCTCCAACTCTCCGCCAAGGATTTTCATAAAGGTTGATTTGCCACAACCATTGGCGCCAATTAAGCCGTAGCGATTACCGCCACCAAACTTGACGGAGATGTTTTCAAACAGGGGTTTTGCCCCAAACTGCATGGTGATATTAGACGCGTTTAACACAAGAACTTTCTCAATAATGATGCCGTGCTGGCAAAGCTCACTATTTTAACGGTCTTCCATGCTCAAGATGCTTAAAATGCGGCTGCAAGCCCATCCCGACGGCTATCGCTCGCTGCGACATAGCCATCGCCAATTTGATCGGATAGGCGCCAGATAAATTGGCCAGAACCAAAATCCATATACGGATCATCGACCTTTTTCAGAATATGCCCCCGTTCGATGAGGCCCTTAACTGTTTGGGGGTCCATATTGGCTTCCACATCCAGACTGAAATCTCGATTCACCTTCCAGCGTGGTGCATCACACGCAGCTTGAGGCTGCTGTTGATAGACCAACATGCGCAAAAGTGTTTGTAAATGCCCTTGCGGCTGCATATCGCCACCCATCACCCCAAAACTCATTTGGGGAACGGTTTTACCATTCACTTCTTTAGTTAAGAATGCCGGAATGATCGTATGAAATGGTCGCTTATTGCCTGCCACCACATTGGGTGATTGAGGGTCGGATGAAAATCCATATCCCCGATTCTGAAAACTAATTCCCCAATTCGGTTCCACCACTCCTGAACCAAAACCCATGTAATTACTTTGAATAAACGAGATCATGCGCCCCTCTTCATCGGCGGCACTTAAATAAATAGTGCCTCCCGTATTGGGCATGCCAAAGGTAAATTGGGTAGCGCGTTGCAAATCAATTTCTCCTGCTCGCTTGGCAAGGTACTTGGGATTGAGCATTTGTTCGGAGCTGACCTCCATCGAGCGTGGATCCGCTACATAGCGATAAATATCTGCGAAGGCTAATTTCATGGCCTCGATTTGCAAATGCTGACTATCGATACCGTCTACTGGATACTTTGATAGATCATGGTTCTCTAAGATCCCCATCGCCATTAGGGCGCCAATCCCCTGGCCATTTGGGGGTATCTCATGCACGTCATAGCCCTGCACCCGTGTTGAGATGGTGCCAACCCAGTCTGGCTGATAGTTGGCTAAATCACTGGCCTTCAATGCCGCTTGGTGCTCCTGAGCAAATTCAATGATTGATTTGGCAATCTCACCTTCATAAAAATCGCGGATGCCCTTTTGGGCAATTTGCTTCAATGCTCGGGCGGCTGCATGAAAATGAAAGATCTCACCCGTGTGTGGTGCTCGACCATTTGGCATGAATGCCTTCGCAAAACCTGGCTGGGGGCTAAGCTCCTTCACAGCGGCAGCCCACTTATGCGCCACGATTGGTGCGACCGCATGCCCGCGCTCTGCAATCTCAATGGCGGGCTGCAGGATATCAGCCAAAGGCAAGGCTCCAAAGCGCTGATGAAGCGCCTCCCAGCCAGCAATGGCGCCCGGCACGGTCACACTATCCCACCCTCGCATGGGGCGATTGGTCATGCCGTGTGTATCACGACCATACTTCTTGGCAAAGTAGTCAATACTCCAGTCGGCTGGTGAGACCCCTGAGGCATTTAAACCATGTAGTTCATGCCCATCCCAAACGATGGCAAAACAATCACTACCTAAACCATTCGAAACTGGCTCAACGATCATTAAGGCCGCTGCGGCAGCAATAGCAGCGTCAATTGCGTTACCCCCCTGCTGCATCATCTTCAATCCTGCTTGAGCGGCATAGGGATGGGAGGTTGAGCAAATATTGCGGCCAAAAACGGGCATCCGTACAGTGGGATATGGGTTGTGCCAATTAAACGGTGAGCTCATGATCGTGTCTTTATTCTTCGAAGTTGTTCGCGGATAACGGGAATCCGCACCACTAACAATACCAAGATTATCCCAGCATAGATGTAAACGGTCTGAAAATCATTTTTACCTGCCTTATGCCAAAAGTAATGCAGCACTCCAAGGATGGCAATCAAATAAATAAGGCGATGCAGGCTGCTCCAGCGGCGCCCCAGCCAGTGCATCGACGCTCGGTTCGAAGTGATTGCTAATAGACTCATACAAACAAAGGCAACAAACCCTACTGTAATGAATGGGCGTTCAATCACGTCTGCAAACATCTCTTGGAAATCAAGATTGTGATCCAGCCAATACCAAATCGTGAAGTGTAAGAATGCATAGAAGAATGTAAATAGCCCGAGCATCCGTCGCATTTGGATCCACCCCGACCACGCGGTTAACCAATGCATTGGACTCATGGCCAAGGTGATGCACAAAAAGGTAATGGTCCAGGTACCAGTTGAACGAGTAATGAACTCGACAGGATTAGCACCCAGCTGTCCAGCATAGGCAAGCACAAATAAACGGGCAAGCGGAATCAGCGCTACAACAAAGACCCAGCGCTTAATCTGCGCGATTGCAACCATGGTTTAGTAAAACTTACGCAAATCCATCCCTGCATAAAGCTTGGCAACATAATCGCCATAGCCATTAAAGGGCTCGGTTTTAATCTTAGGCGCAAAGATCCCCCGACCATCAATGCGACGCTCGGTGGCTTGGCTCCAACGTGGATGACTCACAGCTGGATTAACGTTCGAATAAAAACCATACTCTCTTGGGGCTGATGCACTCCAACTGGTGAGCGGTTGTTTCTCGGTCAAGCGAATGGTGACCAATGATTTGGAACTCTTAAAGCCATACTTCCAGGGCACAATCAGACGAATGGGCGCACCATTTTGTTTGGGCAATAACTCGCCATACATCCCAAATGTAAGAAGAGTTAATGGGTTCATGGCCTCATCCATTCGTAGACCCTCACGATAGGGCCAATCGAGTACGGGTCGCTTTAATCCAGGCATTTGTTTTGGGTCAGCCAGGCTAATGAACTCGACATACTTCGCTGATCCTAGAGGCTCTACTCGATTGAGAAGATGCGATAAGGCATAGCCATTCCATGGAATCACCATCGACCAACCTTCCACGCAGCGCAGTCGATAAACGCGCTCTTCCATGGGTGCCAACTTCAGTAGTGCATCAATATCGAGTGTGACCGGTTTTTTTACCATCCCCTCGATTGATACGGTCCAGGGTCTGGTTTGCAGACGATCGGCAAACTTAGCAGGATCATCCTTATCCATTCCAAACTCATAGAAATTATTGTAGGTAGTTGCATCCTCATACGAGGTTTGGGTCTCGCGGGTGGAGTACTGTTCATTAAGCTTTGCTGGAAGCTTCTCGCGCGGTGCTGTCGTTTTAGCAAAGGCATCGCGCTCAAGCCAGGATCCCATGCCCATTGCTGCGCTTCCCAGGGCAATGGTTTTTAGCCATTGACGACGGTTCTCAACAATCGCGCGTGGAGTGATTTGACTGGGATGAATTCTTGGGTCCTTAAATATCATCGATCTACCTTTAACTGAAATGGTGTGAAATTCGTATTGATGTCGTAATAATCTTCATTCTCTTTGCGCTTTAAGTATCCCACCACCGCATAGGTTAATGGGGTTGCCAAAATCTCCCACGAGGTTTTGAGAATGTATTGAGCAATCGCTATCTGAATAATCTCATGCGTAGGCCAAATGGCATAAAAGGCCAAGAAATAGAATAATGAAGAATCCACTAACTCACCGACTGCGGTTGAGCCAATCGTGCGGGTCCATAAATACTTCCCTTGGGTCCAGATCTTCATCTTGGCGAGTACATAACTATTGGTAAAGCTGCCGCACCAAAATGCCAGCATGGAGGCTAATGCAATCCGCCAAGAATTACCAAAGACAGTCTCTAGACCGTGTTGATAATTCGCCATATACGATCCTGGCGCCACCGGTAGCGCAATCACGATCAAGGCCATGATGGCAGCAAAACCGAGGGCAGTAAATCCAGCCCATACTGCACGGCGATCATAGGCATAGCCGTAGACCTCAGTCAGAATGTCGCTAAAGAAGTAGGAGATGGGGAAAAATAGGATCCCGGCGCCAAAGATGACATAACCAAAATAAGGCAGCTCAACTGTGGCGGCCTTACCAGCCCCAATGAAATTTGAGCAAAGTAGTACGGCGACAAATGCCCCCAGAATAAGGTCGTAATAGCGATACTGGCGACGCATGGGGTATGAGGGCCTTATAGGGACAGTGCGGCGGTTAAAAAAGTAAATATTTCATAGAATAGCGGTATTGGCATGAATTCACAGAATAGGTAGAAAATGAGTAAGCCGCAGTTTCATTGGGAAGACCCCCTCCTCTTGCAAGACCAATTGACCACCGAGGAGCGCATGATTGCTGATGCGGCCCGTGAGTATGCCCAGGGAAAGCTGGCCCCACGAGTACATGAGGCCTTTCGTTCCGAAACAACCGATCCCGCCATCTTTCGGGAAATGGGCGAATTGGGCCTTCTTGGAATTACCATCCCAGAAGAATACGGCGGCGCCAACCTCAATTACGTATCCTATGGCCTCATTGCTCGTGAAATTGAACGGGTTGACTCTGGCTACCGCTCCATGATGAGTGTGCAGTCCTCACTAGTCATGGTCCCCATTTATGAATTCGGTAGCGAGGCTCAAAAGCAAAAGTATCTCCCCAAATTAGCCACTGGTGAATGGATCGGATGTTTTGGTCTCACAGAACCCAATTACGGTTCCGATGCCGGCGGCATGATCACGCGTGCCAAGAAAGTTCCTGGTGGATTCTCGCTCACAGGCTCGAAGATGTGGATCTCCAACTCCCCCATCGCCGATGTGTTTGTAGTCTGGGCCAAGAACGATGAGGATCAGATTCGGGGCTTTATCCTTGAAAAAGGGATGAAGGGCTTGAGTGCTCCGAAGATTACAGGCAAGCAGGGTTTGCGTGCCTCAATCACGGGAGAGATCGTGATGGATGAAGTGTTCGTACCAGCCGAAAATGAGTTCCCAGAAATTACGGGTCTGAAGGGCCCCTTCACTTGCCTGAACTCAGCACGTTATGGGATCTCGTGGGGCGTACTCGGTGCTGCGGAATTTTGTTGGCACGCAGCACGCCAATACACCTTGGATCGTAAACAGTTTGGCAGACCATTAGCAGCCAATCAGCTCGTCCAGAAGAAATTAGCTGATATGCAAACCGAGATTACCTTAGCACTGCAAGGCGTTCTCCGATTGGGTCGCATGAAGGATGAAGGAACCGCCGCCCCTGAGATTACCTCCATCATGAAGCGCAACTCCTGTGGCAAATCACTTGATATTGCACGCATGGCGCGCGATATGTTGGGGGGCAATGGCATCTCGGACGAGTATGGCGTAATCCGTCATATGCTTAATCTGGAGGTCGTTAATACCTACGAAGGCACCCACGATATTCACGCCCTCATTTTGGGTCGAGCCCAAACCGGTATCCAGGCGTTTAGCTAGATTACAGAAGTTGCTGCGCTAATTCGAGATAGCTCGTCTGCTGCGCACTTTTGACCGTTAAAGTACGGGCCTTTTGATATTGGCTGAAGTTGCGAGCAATCGAGTCCTGATACGCTGGGTCGTAGTGCTTGATCAGTAACTCCTCAACCAAAACTGGGTGGAGCCCCTCAGCGGCCAGTTGCTGCCATTTGGTAATTTGTTCCTTACCATAGCGTTGCGTCAAGAGGCCGAGCAAATGCCGCAGTCCATCATGATCCGTTAAGAGATGGGCGTATTCTTCCATCAGAACATCGACCCGTACCAAGCGATCGGCCTTTATTTCAAGGCAATCCCCCTGCCGAATTTGATCCATCATAGCATCTGGAATATGTAGGCAACCTACCTTCTTACTCTCTGACTCCACATAAATCGTTTGATTAAACTTGAATTGCCGCAGCGCATTCCACAAACGACTCTCAAACATTTTTTGACTGGGTTGTGCCTGATTGGGCAAGCCTCCAAGTACTGAACCGCGATGGGCTGCGAGGCCCTCGAGATCCAGAACTTGAGCATGACCACTTAAGGCTTGCAACAAGCGAGTCTTACCGCTACCCGTCATGCCACAAATGACAGTGAACTTTGCGAGCGGTGCCCATCGCTCCAGATCAGCAATCACTTGGCGCCGATACCCTTGATAGCCACCTTGCAACTGCTGGGCCTTCCAGCCGATGCGTTGCAAAATATGGGCAAAGGCACCGCTGCGCTCACCGCCTCGCCAGCAATAAACCAAGGGTCGCCATTCCCGCGGCTGATGAATAAAATGTTCTTGCAAATGACTGGCGATATTTTTAGCAACTAGAGCCGCACCTAATTTCTTCGCTGCAAAAGGAGATTCTTGCTTGTAGAGGGTGCCAACAGTAGCACGTTCCTCATTATTTAATACCGGGCAATTGATCGCACCTGGAATATGATCAAGTGCGTACTCAGCAGGAGAGCGCGCATCGATGATGCAATCAAATTGATCTAAATCCTGACCCAATACCTCGGGCGAGAGTAATGCTGAACTCAACGTAGTCCTAAATTTTGCTTAATGGGTTCTGGCCACGGTGCAGGACGATTGGTCTTGAGATTGACCCACACCAAGGTTGCTCCACCAGCTGCACATAGCTCTTCTGGATTGCTAGCAAGCGACATGAGGTTATAGGTATCCACACTGGTGCGCCCTACCTTACCAATATAGGTTCGTACCACGATATCGGCTGGGTAGCTCACTTGGGCATAGAAGTTACAAAATGCGTTCGCAATTAAGGCGCCACCTTCATCATGATGCGCACCGAATCCAAAGGACTCGATCCAATGAATACGGCCTTGTTCCATGTAGCGGAAGTAAAGCGTGTTGTTGACATGACCAAATGCATCCATATCACCCCAACGCAATGGGATGATCGTTTCATGAACAAATGTCTTATCAGCAGGAATGTCAATGCGCATGATTGAGAAGGTCTTAATAACAAAGCAAAGTGCTAGTTTACCCCCAGGCTTATGCTTCCATCCGTATTTGGGCGCGCAGATCCCGATAGAACTGAGGCCTTGCATCAAGGGGCACGAAGATACCGATTGGCATCTCCCGATCACTCTCCTCCACCCGAATTAAGCGCTTACCGCTCTCCTCTTGCGTGAGCGTTAGCCAACGGGTATTAAATACATGATGCTCGATCTTGCCACCAATATTCTTCTCAATCTTCAAGGCCGTGCCATCGATGGCGATCGATTCATAATCGAGTGCATGACGTGCGTAGACGAGAAGCGCAATTCCTAGTACGGTTAATTCAATCACGGTGAAGATCAAAATCATCCAAACCCCATGAAGCAAGAAGTAGGTGGCGATAAACGATGAAAACAGAAACATCGATAAATAGAAATAACCAACCTGGCGTGGCGTGAACGAACAATTTCGTTTCGTATGCCACGTACGCATGGAGATTATTTCGCTAAGAGAGTATTGGCGTATCGATCCATGGATCGCGCCAAATCCAGATCGCGTTTTGTGAGACCGCCTGCGACATGAGTCGAGAGCGTGACCTCTACCCGATTCCAAACATTAAACCACTCGGGATGATGATTCATTTGCTCTGCCATCAGTGCGCATTGGGTCATGAATGCAAAGGCTTCTTTGAAATCCTTAAACTGATATGAACGGGTGATGGCATCTCGATTGGTAACCATTGACCATTGCGAGAGATCAGTGGCTATGGCCAAGCGCTCGTCTGAACTGAGAAGGCTTGCCATCGTAATACTTAGGAGTTTTGTAAGGCCAGTTGATACAAAAAGGTTGAGCGAGCTCCCGAGCGGCAAAAGGCTAAGATCGGTTGCGGCATTGCTTTGAGGAGCATAGCCATCTCCACCACTTGCTCAGGAGTAATTGCGCCACTCACAACCGGTAAGTAAGCATATTCCAGACCGTGCTCTTTAGCCATCGCAGCGATGGAGGCATTACTCGGTTGCTCTGGGCCCTCCTCGCCATCAGGACGATTATTAATAATGCTCTTATAGCCCTGCTTTGCAATTTGAGCAACATCGCTAGGTTCAATTTGACCAGCGGTTCCAAAATTAGAGTTATGGCATGAAATATGAACGCTCATATGATCCTTACAAATATCTCATCAAGAATTTAAACAGACTTTTTCTGGGTTCGCTCGAACAACCACATCCCCGCAACCATGGCAATGACAAAAACTAAGGCTTTGGTTTCACCGGAACCAAGAGAGACCAGCGCGGGCCCCGGACAAAAACCAGCAAGTCCCCAACCCACACCAAACATTGCACTACCAATAATTAAGGGGCGATCAATGTCGCGCCGCGTTGGGATATGCATGGCGCCACCCAAAAAACTCTGGGTGCGTTTCTTGGCTAAGTAGAAAGCAATGAGCCCTACAAGCACAGCACCGCCCATCACAAAAATGAGAGATGGATCCCAGTTACCAGCCAGATCAAGGAAGGCCAAGATTTTGGCAGGATTGGTCATGCCCGAAATCATTAAACCAAGACCAAACAAAACGCCGATGAGATACTCGCTACCGTTTGAGAAAAAGGATTGATTTTGATTCATTGACTTAGATCCAATGCCGTACGAGGTATACCACTAAGAAACCACACCCCATAAAGGTGAGGGTCGCAAGCAAGGAGCGTGGCGATAAGCGCGATAAGCCACAAATACCATGACCGCTAGTGCAACCCGATCCATAGCGAGCACCGAAGCCTACCAATAAACCAGCGACGATGAGCGTGATGTAATCCGCATCAATGACTGCGGTCGTATTCATCTGCAACACATACTTCCCCCACAAAGGGGCAGTTAATAAGCCCAACACAAAACTGGCGCGCCACAACCAATCGCTTTTCTTGGGGCCAATCAGGCCACCCAAAATGCCACTGATTCCGAGAATGCGACCGTTGATCAAAACATACAGTGCGGCTGCGATTCCTAACAAAATGCCACCAGCTAGTGCGGGCCCTGGGGTAAAGGATGTCCAATCAATTGTCATGGCATCATTTTAATACTTAACAGGGTTTGGGACTCATGCGCCACTGCAAATATTGAAGCCCCAAATAGCCTCCCAAGAAAAATCCGGGGAGTGCAATAAATGCATTGAGAGCCAGAGTTGAAATCCCACTTAAGCCTTGGCCTACCGTGCAACCCATTGCGGTAACTCCACCAAATCCCATGAGTGCAGCACCCACGAGATGATTGGCCGTATCCTCCACACCCCGAAATGCCTCCCAACGAAAACGCTTACTAATAAGAGCGCTGATCGCCGAACCAGCAATCATGCCCAAGACCGCCACAATCCCAATTGTGAGCACTTTGGATTTATCGCTCGTGAACATTAACCAATCGAGTGAATAGGCATACGGCGCCACAAATGAGAGACTTTCCATCCGACCTGAATCGGTAACCAAGAAGGCTTCTTGCAAAGTATTGGGGTCCTCTTCAAGGTGCGCAAAGTGCCCAGATACCCACCAAATGGCGGTGATTGCTAGGCCAACCCCCACTCCTGCTATGAGATTCTCAACATTCCAAAACGATTTCTTCAAAAGCGCATAAGCGATGAAGGCACCGCCAATCACAAGCGATAAAATCCAACGTAGTTGTTCTTTGCCTATACCAACGCTGGCGGAAAGAACGCTTGGTAAATCTTGTGAAGTTTTGAGATTCAATGCCACTTGGTCGATCGAATTGGTTCTCAGGACTC
This DNA window, taken from Polynucleobacter sp. HIN5, encodes the following:
- a CDS encoding peptidylprolyl isomerase, whose protein sequence is MSTSVMAQNAAIVNGKPIPKAQLDRLIKNSGQSATDPKIREQGRELLITRELIIQESDKRGVSQKDDVKDQIEQARLGVLVAALFDDYIDKGGITEEDYKTAYDSIKGQFGGKEYKVRHILVEKEADAKALIAKIKAGAKFGDLAKANSKDPGSAPEGGELGWVSDKALVPEFSKVMTSLQKGQMTDKPVKTQFGWHIIQLEDVRDVKIPPMAEIKEQLKSMLMQDQAWQKAKFSEMMKKIREKARIE
- the gloA gene encoding lactoylglutathione lyase; its protein translation is MILHTMLRVGDIARSVDFYTHVLGMNLLRTTNREEQKYSLAFVGFGRGNEDGQAEIELTYNYGVATYDHGTAYGHIAIAVPDVYKACEDIAAAGGTITRPAGPVQGGKTLIAFITDPDGYKIELIQR
- a CDS encoding GNAT family N-acetyltransferase, whose product is MQAKYEVRVLNQTLDVPRQAWDSILPPSAGPFMRHSFLSLLEKSSCVSAETGWKPSHLALYEAGGESLLGALPLYLKTHSYGEYVFDWSWAEAYTQAGLPYFPKALSAIPFTPVTSSRLLARSPEHQEALITGLKQLVGELSLSSAHILFPVEEEAKLLREAGFLKRESVQFHWHNQGYRDFEGFLSTLTMKRRKNIKRERKQVQSAGITFEHLPGESMTEEDVLFFYRCYRNTYQNHYSTPYLNQLFFQEWVQQMPRNLHLIVAKHEGRAIASALLVVDREQSKAYGRYWGCVEQHPCLHFETAFYQAIDYCIREGIQTLEGGAQGEHKMARGFMPTTVSSYHHLGDPRFAAAVARFLERECQGIGQYLDELAEHSPLRHDPNSSSLGRIELDALK
- a CDS encoding DUF1289 domain-containing protein yields the protein MSSINSGANSLGIGDSDSDSPCIGICSTLFDEICKGCGRTALEVSNWVFMSPEEKQSVWTRIQAEGTAMRFTREQKS
- a CDS encoding ABC-F family ATPase, which produces MLNASNITMQFGAKPLFENISVKFGGGNRYGLIGANGCGKSTFMKILGGELEPSAGNVSLEPNIRLGKLRQDQFAYEDIRVLDVVMMGHAEMWQAAAERDAIYANPDATDEDYMRAAELEAKYAEFGGYTAEARAGELLLGIGIPLEQHNGPMSNIAPGWKLRVLLAQALFSDPDVLLLDEPTNNLDIHSIHWLEEILNQRNSTMIIISHDRHFLNEVCTHMADMDYGTLKVYPGNYDSYMLASTQARAQQMAANAKAKEKMAELQAFVSRFSANASKARQATSRQRQLEKIELIDIKPSSRQNPFIRFETEKKLHNMAVECNALTKKFDRVIFKNFKIAIRPGEKIAIIGQNGAGKTTLLKTMLSKRFDGIAADTGDVKWAENANVGVMPQDTSEYFPKDENLIEWMTQWRKPGDDDQVVRGILGRLLFSGDEIGKSVKVVSGGEKGRMIWGKLMLQKHNVLAMDEPTNHMDMESIESLQIALEKFDGTLIFVSHDREFVSALANRILEIKPDGTINDYSGTYEEYLRSQELAG
- a CDS encoding gamma-glutamyltransferase family protein, which gives rise to MSSPFNWHNPYPTVRMPVFGRNICSTSHPYAAQAGLKMMQQGGNAIDAAIAAAAALMIVEPVSNGLGSDCFAIVWDGHELHGLNASGVSPADWSIDYFAKKYGRDTHGMTNRPMRGWDSVTVPGAIAGWEALHQRFGALPLADILQPAIEIAERGHAVAPIVAHKWAAAVKELSPQPGFAKAFMPNGRAPHTGEIFHFHAAARALKQIAQKGIRDFYEGEIAKSIIEFAQEHQAALKASDLANYQPDWVGTISTRVQGYDVHEIPPNGQGIGALMAMGILENHDLSKYPVDGIDSQHLQIEAMKLAFADIYRYVADPRSMEVSSEQMLNPKYLAKRAGEIDLQRATQFTFGMPNTGGTIYLSAADEEGRMISFIQSNYMGFGSGVVEPNWGISFQNRGYGFSSDPQSPNVVAGNKRPFHTIIPAFLTKEVNGKTVPQMSFGVMGGDMQPQGHLQTLLRMLVYQQQPQAACDAPRWKVNRDFSLDVEANMDPQTVKGLIERGHILKKVDDPYMDFGSGQFIWRLSDQIGDGYVAASDSRRDGLAAAF